The genomic region CATTGGCGCCGGACATCGGCTGTGGTACAGCGCCGACGTCATCGCCCGCATAGAGACGCCGGAGGATGCGCCCGGCCCGTGCGCAGCCTTCGTCGGCGCCCTGGCTGGCTGCGCCACGACGCTGTCGGATGGGTACGGCAATCTGGCTCACGCGCTCCGCACGGGGGCGCCAGCGCGCGGCCTCGGTTCGCGACACGCCGTCACGCACCAGCTCGGGCCGCAGGCCAGCGGCTGCGCCCGGGCGATGGAGGGCTCGTCCCAGCCAAAGGAGCTCATGTCCGGAGTCCACCTGTTCGAGCTGCGGTCGTGGCTGGGCGAGCTCACCGACGATCTCCGCGAGCTCGGGCAGCTGGTGTCGACGCTCGGCCCGGCGCCAGCGCAAGGAGAGGCGCTCGCCGCCGCGGTCCGCGACAACGCGAACAAGTTGCCGGCGACCGAGGAGGCGACGAGGATCTGAGGTGCACCCCACCTCGAAAGGGAGCCCCATGCCAGAGACGACAACCGCGAGCGCGGCCGGCACGATCGACCTTGGTGGAGACCTGACCGTCCAGCGCATGGGCTACGGCGCCATGCGGATCACTGGCCCAGGGATCTGGGGCGAGCCCGCCGACCCGGACACATGCCGGGCGGTGCTGCGCCGGGCGGTCGAGCTCGGGGTCGACTTCATCGACACCGCCGACTCGTACGGTCCGGAGGTGAGCGAGCGCCTCATCGCCGAGGCGCTGCATCCCTACCCCGAGAACCTCGTCATCGCCACCAAGGGCGGCATGGTGCGGCCCGGTCCCGGCCGTTGGGATCCCGACGGGCGCCCGGAGCACCTCCGGGCCGCGTGCGAGGGGAGCCTCAAGCGCCTCCGCCTCGACGAGATTCCGCTGTACCAGCTGCACCGGCCAGATCCGCGGGTGCCCCTCGAGGACTCGGTCGGGACCCTGGTCCAGCTCAAGGACGAGGGCAAGATCCGCCACATCGGCCTCTCCAACGTCGACGAGGCCGAGATCCACCGGGCCATGGCGATCACCCCGGTCGTATCCGTGCAGAACATGTTCAACCTGGGCAACCGCCGCTCGGCCGCCGTGCTCGACCTGTGCGAGACGGAGCAGCTGACGTTCATTCCCTGGGCCCCCATAGGCC from Acidimicrobiales bacterium harbors:
- a CDS encoding aldo/keto reductase, which codes for MPETTTASAAGTIDLGGDLTVQRMGYGAMRITGPGIWGEPADPDTCRAVLRRAVELGVDFIDTADSYGPEVSERLIAEALHPYPENLVIATKGGMVRPGPGRWDPDGRPEHLRAACEGSLKRLRLDEIPLYQLHRPDPRVPLEDSVGTLVQLKDEGKIRHIGLSNVDEAEIHRAMAITPVVSVQNMFNLGNRRSAAVLDLCETEQLTFIPWAPIGQGAPSGKALARVAAAHGATQQQTALAWLLARSPVMLPIPGTASIAHLEENIAAASIRLSQAEVDELGL